The Vanessa cardui chromosome 2, ilVanCard2.1, whole genome shotgun sequence genome contains the following window.
TTTggagatataaattataatcaagatCTGTACGtagaacaaaatataatacagctaacttatttaagttttgtttatatttacgcCTTCTTTGATTGGAATAGGCTTTGCAAATACTTCTCTAAAAAACTAACAGTACAGGCTGTAGTTTAACTAATTTAAGGTACGAAACTTTATCAAAcggtcaaaataaaaagtattaaattcaTAGAAAGTGACTGTGAACGTCAATGACAAAACTATgaagatgtttttttatcttttcttttctttttatcgTTTACTAGAAAGtttgcatatataatatgttttaattgtatgACCTTACAGGCgcttatatgtttaaaatcgCATTTTATCATTGAAATATTCGATCTCGCTCAATACGTTGTCGATCTATTATATTGAGTCGATAAGCTGTCAAAAGTTCATAGTCTATGGTTAAAGTACCAAGTACGGTCagtataacaaattataatgtGATGGTGACTTACTAATGAAAACACTGGCAGCATAGTGAAAAGAGTTCCATAACCGACCATAAGGAATCCAGGGTAGAGTGATACTGACGAAAAGTAAAATACTACGGAGAACACAGcctagaaaaagaaaaaaagatatACAACAATTTCAACTTACTACTACGTGGGTATATCTTGACTAAACAGTGGATTTTTATTaacaagttataatttatttacataaaatatctcttaaaaaatcattcattcatcattcatcattAATCTTCTTGACTAGTAAAGAACTTAGGGATTGAGAGTATGTATCGAAATTACAAGAATACTaagataattcaaaatatactacTACAAATACGGTATCTATTTCTAGTTTCTAATAtgtgaaatagaaaaaatatggTGTCGGAGTTTgagaattaataagaaatagggatattaataatgataaataaacaactagATAGTTTCAAAGGGATTAATCAACTACAGTATTGATAAGAGTTCAATATTCCTCCAGATTCGATATTGAGGGCAGTATTATCGATTTCAAACAGTAATAACTTTTTTCTCCGACCTGCATGGTGGAGACGATGAGGCCGCGGTGCACGATGAAGAGGCAGAGCGCGGCGGAGCGCATGAGCGAGCGGCGCCCGTGCAGCAGCAGCAGGCGCGCCAGGCTCGCGAACGCGCGCACGCTCACGTCGCCCGCCAGCGACGCCGCGCGCCCCTCCGCGCCCGCGATGCCCACGCCTGCGCACGCGCACCCGTCACACCAGTATTGACGAACACCTACTTACTTACTGCACGCGTGCACGATCACTTCCGAGTTGTGATGGTGCGAATGACAGTCATTCGGTAACGATCTCTTTCAAATTTTtagagaaaattatattatgcacGAATCGACTGCCATGCAattccattaattttaattcttgaCAAGTTTGGATAAAAACTCTGCTACGAAGTTTTGCACATTTAAAGGACTTAAAGCTCGAGAAGACGCTAACAATTTTTTAACCGATGCCCGTCCTGTGCTCCGTACATCCTTCACCCACTCACCCATATCCGCTTCCTGTATCATGGCGACGTCGTTCCCACCGTCCCCCACGGCGGCGACGACGAGCCCTCTGGCGCGCAACAGCCGCGCCACGCGAGCCTTCTGCGTGGGCGAGCAGCGCGCCACCACCACCCCCGAGCACTTGCACAGCAGCTCCACGAATTCCTCCTCGTACGACCGCAGACACACCTATGTGATAAATATGCCATGTAGGTGTGCCTCCAAATTGAAAATCGTCAGTATATAGTTAaagatgataaattatattcttaatttttttatggtataggttggcagatgAAGAAATAAACCAGATTGATTATGGTACTGTTGAgtaacattaaccattccttaaaacaCTGATGTGCCAAAAATCTTTGGGTTTAATATGGTATGTCtctggctgtagttacactggctcattgaTTCAGTTCATGGGGCCTCTCCTTAAAACAACAATGTGCCAAAGACCTTTGGGTTTAATATGGTATGTCTccggctgtagttacactggctcgttCATTCTGTTCATAAGGTCTTTATCGGGCTCCCCTGGCTTAGAGTATCACCTCGAGCGTCTCGCCCTCGAGGATGAGGTCGGTGCAGTCGGCGTCGGCGGCCAGCGAGTTGAGCAGCGcgtgggcggcgcggcgcgacGCGCACTCGGGCGCCGCCAGCcagcgcgcgccgccgcccagCTGCAGCGAGCGCGCGATGCACAGCGCCGTCTCCAGCTTGTCGCCCGTCAGCATCCAGATCTGCGCCCCGGGGGACACGCGCGACATtatcgatatacatatataggtgtAGTCAAATTAGTATAATAGTATtgctaataggctatttgacaaggcgaaaaataaattggcaattattgtaatcagtgtagattATGAAACTtgcaaataatacttaatttattcaataaaaaattaaattaaaaatttcagaaacccccgccacaaaaaacgtaagctacctttaaaaagtaaaaaataataaaagaaaattaatcctaaagtacctatatgtataaatatttattaatattttaaaaaaaaacttcgcgttggggaaccgctcctaattaattagtgtgtTTACCTATATCATCTTTTATCTAAcactcattattattttgtacaatagcgctcggtcccccaacgcgaagtttttttttaaaatattaatacatacttatacaataagtatatatacttataaataaacctataggtactttaggattaattttcttttattattttttactttttaaaggtagcttatgtttttcgTGGCGgaggtttctgaaatttttaatttaattttttattttatactttttaaaggtaaacagccttataatatctctggttaagttgtaaatacgtaGGTTCTTgtctatttaaaacatataagttaagattacattttaaggtcaatcttgttcttttttattttacttactaattaatatttttgtttcataattattattttttttctaataattttatttaattactaatgtttttgttatgtacaagtcataacctttcatttgataccccacttgagcatatttgcggacattcggtttttcttccccaaTTTAAacccccataacttttaaacggctaaaccgattttcatcaaacatgtctaaaAACACacgcccgtaaaacacctataatacaaaaaaaaacgaaattgaaatcggttcattcgttggggagctatgatgccacagacagacagacagacacgtcaaacttataacacccctctttttgcgtcgggggttaaaaatcattaaataaaaatgcattttttcaaacgtttgtcacgtgacacaaaatgcTCCAGATGATCCTCCTGATCctccttgcttttctactatatgtacaacagattaaaatacagcaaagtgacgtcaccgaccccatcgcagcgccatattgtccaagtagcgttttcgcgcgttatttaaatatggaatttttaatacgatatttttcggcaaatatgtactagaagtCGAGTCAgagagagagtcgagatggcctagtggttagaacgcgtgcatcttatccgatgattgcgggttcaaacccagtcaagcaccgctgattcatgtgcttaatttgtctttataattcatctcgtgctcggcggtgaaggaaaacatcgtgaggaaacctgcatgtgacaaatttcatagaaattctgtcacatgtgtattccaccaacccgcattggaacagcgtggtggaatatgttccaaaccttctcctcaaagggagaggaggcctttagcccagcagtgggaatttacaggctgtagttgttgtatgtattagaattaaaaaaaaaacaacttttactgggttccttaaactctattaaataatataaaatggattttaaaaaccagtcaaatagcccatTACAGTTTCAAAGTCACCGCTACGAGTATACTATGTGGCAGTAGTGACCTTGATGCCGGCGGCGCGCAGCTGCGCCAGCGTGTGCGGCACGCGCTCGGCCAGGCGGTCCTCGACGCCCGTGAGCGCCAGCAGCGCCAGGCCGCGCTGCAGCCGCGCCACGCACGCCGCCGTGCGCTCGCCGCGCGCCGCCACGCTCAGCCGCGCCTCCTTGTACTCGCTCTGCGCACCGCACGACGACGCACATTTTATAATCggtcaaaagtttttttttttatgttataggttggtaagtggtcaccatcacccatagacaatgacgctgtaagaaatattaactattccttacatcgtcaatgtgccaccaacattgggaactaagatgttatgtcccttgtgcctgtagttacactggctcactcacccttcagaccggaacacaacaatactgagtactgctatttggcggtagaataactgatgagtgggtggtacctacccagacgggcttgcacaaagccctaccaccaagtgaagttttttgttgacgacctccatagtcgagtggtgtgtacaccggttttcatgggtacgccactctgaggtctcgggttcgattcccggccaagtcgatgtagattatcattagttttctatgttgtcttgggtttgggtgtttgtggtaccgttgttacttctgatttccataacacaagtgctttagctacttacattgggatcagagtaatgtatgtgatgttgtctcatatttatttattatttttgtgatcaAGTACAACTTAACTTTTAAAGGGTATAAAAATCCTAGGTTGAAATACCAGAAAATGGAAGTTGTTGATTTGTTTATGTGAGATTTCTATCTagttattatacatgtattcaAAAATAGGTATGACGAATGGAAAATCCGActcttaaatgtaataataataagtagtaaCGATAGTCGCATAGTTTctgtgttaaatataataatttacctcGAACTCCAAGTACTCGTTCTTGGTGAGAGTCTTTTTGGCGACGACCAGCGTGCGAAGACCTTCGGCCGCCAGCTTCGTACACTCCGCCGACAGCCAGGACGAGTTCAGGAGCTTGGACAGTGCCACGTCAGCGCCTTTCACGTAATAGGTTATTTCTTGAGAGTTTTCTtcctgtaataaataaaacaagcgATAGCGTACTAAGTACTGAACTAaactaaagtatttttaacGTATTTACCTTAGTAGCTAAATCTGCAGCTTTGTCCCGCGCATAAGCCGTGAGCCCCCCACAATCTCATTTAATCACGTAAcacacagttactttcgcatttataatattagtttaggtATAGattcctttaaatttaatttatgatatatgtatataggagGAGTAGGAATCCACACTACTTAATATTTGCTCTATAATGcttattgcttaaaataaaatgtatcttcAATTCAATTGGctactatactactatattttctgcctcgcacaaccactttgtggaaccagctttcgccggtttttccgaaccgatacgacatgggaaccttcaagaaaagagcttactcctttcttaaaggcaacgcacctgcaagccccctggtgttgcagatgtctatgggcggtggtagtcactttccatcaggtgagcatcctgctcgtttgccacctatctcataaaaaaatgtattggtatttaattaaaatttaaagtaccTGAACGATGATGCCCATCATCTTGCTCTCGCTGGTGAAGGGGAAAAGCTGCAGAATGTTGTAGGAGACGATCTCGTTGGCGGCGCGGAGCTTCAGCGATATGTTGTGCAAGTCGCGGCGGTACAGCGACACGCCCATCTTTTAAGAAAGAGAAAACGACTAATGTGACATTGATTCTATTactatactagtagtcgcccgcagcaTCAcgcgcgttttagggtgttggttgttatatttaagacaaaaattTGCTTCGTCTATTgtcaacaacagcagcctgtaaattctgacagctggactaaaggcctcctctccctttgaggagaaggtttggaacatattccaccacgctgctccaatgcgggttggtggaatacacatgtggcagaatttctatgaaattcgtcacatacaggtttccccacgatgttttccttcaccgctgagcacgagatgaattataaagacaaagtaagcacatgaaacagcggtgcttgcctgtttcaaaaaaagaaaaattcaaattacgtaaatatttatctttatgaatatttaactaatttaatgCACACATCagccatttaattatttaatcatagAAGATAACACAACAATCCTGACAACAAAACCTATAGTCTAATCCATCACAATGGATGTGTAACAAACTTGAATATGCCAAATACCATATCAGTCCACTTGACAAGCGCCACTTCGTCCGGACTGGCCGCCTGGTAGTCGCACAGCTGTTGCTGCGGAACTGCCCCACCGCAACTCTCCGACATCACGGAACTGCCCATatctagaaataaataataaatataaatattggacaacatctttacttggtggtagggctttgtgcaagcccgtctgggtaactacaggcatacaagggacataacatcttagttcccaaggttggtggcgcattgacgatgtaaggaatagttaatattttttacagcgtcattgtctatgggtgatggtgaccacttaccatcaggtggcccataggctcgtccgccaacctataccataacaaaaaaccacacacattactctgaacccaatTCAAGTCGCTGAAGCggagaagtaacgacggcaccacaaaaaCTCAgatctaagacaacatagaaaactaatgaaatttgtCCGAGTCGATTCGGCCGGGagtcgaacctgggacctcggagtggcatacccatgaaaaccagtgtacacactactcgacaacGAAGGTCGTCTAcgtctataaataaatcaaccgattaaaaaaaaaagtataaataaagacTAGTTCGAGCTTGCGAACCAGTTTTAAGAGTCCTGttcctttgacgacctccatggtcaagtggtgtgtacacgggttttcatgggtacgccactctgaggtcccgggctcgattcctaccgagtcgacgtagattaccattaattttctatgttgtcttgggtctgggtgtttgtggtaccgtcgttacttctgatttccaacacaagtgcttcagctacttacattgagatcagagtaatgtatgtgatgctgtctcatatttatttattacgaataaactACAACAGGTGAATAGGTTGACAGTGAAGTTACCGGACTGCGCCTCGTCAGCGCGCTGGTCGTCCGCGTCGTACACGGGCGTGACGTTGTGGCACAGCGCCAGCGCCAGCACCGCCTGCCACACCTGGCGCGGCGACGGCGCCAGCGGCTGCCCGCTGCCCAGCGGCGACGTGGGCAGCGAGGGGGCGTCGTTGGTTATGTGTTGCGTGAGGAACGCCTCCACCTGTATTAGCATTTAAcactttcaatattttttttatgttatagagggcaaacgagcaggagattcacctgatggaaagtgatcaccaccgcccatggatatctgcaacaccggggggcttacaggtgcgttgccgacctttaaggaaggagcacgccctttttttaaggttcccaAATTGTATTGGTTCGGAATAACCGCCGGTGAAAGTTGGTTCCACAGagtagttgtgcgaggtagaaaatgtgttaaaaatcgcgctgttgtggattttcggacataaAGGTGGTAAGGGTGGaatttagaattttgacgagatgtccgaaggttcAGCAGATCAAGctgatcggaaagggcttgatcgtcgataactcgaaccgctctgcgttggatacggtcaaatggaaggagctggtactgggaaGCACCCGCCCACAGGTGAGAGCAGTATCCCATGTGGGGTCGAATTTgtgccttgtatagttttaacttttttgatgccaatttggctttgccttccaattgattgcggaactgaacgaggttcGAAACATCGACGCCAAGTACTCCGATGATCAAATAGAGGAGATACGATAAATGGTGATTTTTTagttagcggttaacgcgcaaacttgtgTCTTattggggttgaagtggactaGGTTTCGTTGGCCCCATtccgagactttgtttaatgtaGTCTCGAtatcagacacaagtttgttccggttctcttcgactttttcccgagaaatattagcccggccgGTGTATGAGGTGTCTACGTTACTGTCGTCTGCACAACAATGAATGTTactgatttgcaacaaatcattgatatgaagaagaaacagagtgggtgatagaacgcagccttgtggagcACCAGCaatgacgaattttaagtcagagcaagcatcgtcgacaacgaccttgatgctccaatctgccaaaaagctggttaTCCAATTGCATTATTCCCAGGGAATCCCATAGGTAGGGTATCTttgaaagaagcgctttgtacCACACGTGATCAaaagccttcgctatgtccaaactggctgctaatgcctcccccttgctctcaactgatTCCGCCTTGGTTGTCCAGAGTCGaattcgacgcgaagagagagcctaaaagatcagctttatctttcgcggtatgggccaatgactcaccgtccctgtgcagagatgaggaaaggaaggctgacagaaattccctaagacagcctaaGCGAGAAACCAgtacgcacgtgttcctgaagtgaggcgcaccagtctctcgccaattctgccaatgtactccgtcttcgtcACGTTTTGAGGGACCTACAGGTAGAATTGTATtactttttgaatgcgctggtatttacatcacaaGAAGCAGATAccagcccaggtttgatagcgtttcCACTTTCGGTGTGATGCCGTGTTGCACAAGCGACcgaaccaaggctgggactttaCACCGATGGGTATTGCAGagtaagaaataaatagttccataccctgcaccacatccggcgagaaacaaatctgcccccatgggtaagatgcaaaaaaaagaccgcatcccatctcagtctgctgacttgtagtgccacactcGGCGGCACctaacaaagcgaggccgtgagtaccgcacaaccggcactgtactccggacgagacagttgtccgacgagcccagagggggatgcgaagtcagcagaagaacggggaaggtgtatgattctccacatccggtattcgcgttggcgagttgaccagttgtgtcagatcatatacgagagcgaagtccagaacagatctgcCGGCATGATCGATGCTAcatgagccgagccattcagcgtggtgggcattaaagtcacccagaataatgatatctgcggatggaatctgctgcagcacggaatctgtagccattttgACGTGCTCAatcagtcggtcggtttcggcattaccgctatgggacccaGAAAGGTACGTATAGATTCGAGGATGGTCATCGCAATCTACACGCaaccagataatcgataggtcctgcccttcaagacTGAAGGGCAGgacgaggcgtcgagaacagatgtcatctctgacgtaaacgcataccctaGCTCGTGGTACAAGTGTTCcaatttggcggacgagcatatgggccacctgatggtaagtggtcaccatcgcccatagacaatgacgctgttagaaatataactattctttacatcgtcaatgtgccaccaaccttgggaactaagatgttatgtcccttgtacccgcggttacactggctcactcacccaggAACTCAGAcaggaacacaagaatactgagtactgttatttagcggtagaatagttgatgagtgggtggtacctacccagacggggttgcacatagccctaccaccaagaaaaacgGTACGAAAGAAAAGTAGTATCGGTAGAAGACATCTGGGtatcggttagaaagagcaaggtagaggttgccttatgatgcctgctccgcttacCCCGAatagtggcgagcgcaaaattgcccccacCAGAATTCGCAGGGTAGCCTGGGCATTCCTGCTCAGTTGGTGctcgtcctgagcatggatgctcATGTACACTTACTCattaattatcaaaaatcaTTAATAGATAGATATGTGAGATagtcaaaaattttatttcatgaaatatCTACAAAAGATtcttccattttcaaaaatctATCTtcttaaaaaatcaaacaatttaCCTCATAAAAATTATTCTTATCGAAAAGGGCGTTTCCGAGGTGAAGTTTCTGGAAGACCATTTCGTTCTTAGTCAGTGTTCCTGTTTTATCCGCCAGCAGATACTGTATCCGGCCGAGCTCCTCGGGTATGGTGGTGGAACGCATGACAGTGCCTTCGATATTCTTATCACGTTGGATGGTCCAGGAATAGAACGCCTTGCCCATGTCTAAATTCACTCTCAGGCTGTAGACAATACGATTATATGAAATGTTATACCTACAGCtacttattttcaaattaaaagtcCGAAGTACGTTTttagtaatattgaaatattatattatgattttaatggtAGTTGAATGAAAGTAaagttgttctttttttaatgtagcaatgttaaattattataatgacttACTATTTACCCTAATTATGCTAAAAGTTGGGAGGACAATTATAGACAATCCGTTATTATTAGAATCGAACCTGCaacttttttttagaattaaaccTGTGCGCTATGGTTACGAGCTTTTGGAACAATTTCTTGCATATCTTATAATccgtatataataaatcaacatGCAtcgatatttcaaaaattaaaacagtatAAGACGACTAA
Protein-coding sequences here:
- the LOC124539514 gene encoding probable phospholipid-transporting ATPase IIB — protein: METTPLLPRPKKKSIWSRFNFSRFRKRELCSRVIYLGQLPDEEYPTNYVCNQKYNIITFLPIVLFEQFRFFLNLYFLVMALSQFIPSIRIGYLYTYWGPLCFVLAVTLFREAIDDFRRYRRDKEVNRQRYERIVLDSDINGYRPFITEHVPASTLRVGDIVMLHKGQRVPADMILLRTNETMGTVFIRTDQLDGEIDWKLRIPLPSTQKLPTDAHLLDINAQLFVEKPEKDIHSFIGTCTRLDEEESDSLDIENTLWSGCVVASGQATGLVIYTGSETRSVMNNATPRSKVGRLDLQINDFTKVLFVATMFISLLLIVLKGFDGPWYWFMFRFVLLFSYIIPISLRVNLDMGKAFYSWTIQRDKNIEGTVMRSTTIPEELGRIQYLLADKTGTLTKNEMVFQKLHLGNALFDKNNFYEVEAFLTQHITNDAPSLPTSPLGSGQPLAPSPRQVWQAVLALALCHNVTPVYDADDQRADEAQSDMGSSVMSESCGGAVPQQQLCDYQAASPDEVALVKWTDMMGVSLYRRDLHNISLKLRAANEIVSYNILQLFPFTSESKMMGIIVQEENSQEITYYVKGADVALSKLLNSSWLSAECTKLAAEGLRTLVVAKKTLTKNEYLEFESEYKEARLSVAARGERTAACVARLQRGLALLALTGVEDRLAERVPHTLAQLRAAGIKIWMLTGDKLETALCIARSLQLGGGARWLAAPECASRRAAHALLNSLAADADCTDLILEGETLEVCLRSYEEEFVELLCKCSGVVVARCSPTQKARVARLLRARGLVVAAVGDGGNDVAMIQEADMGVGIAGAEGRAASLAGDVSVRAFASLARLLLLHGRRSLMRSAALCLFIVHRGLIVSTMQAVFSVVFYFSSVSLYPGFLMVGYGTLFTMLPVFSLVLDKDISSTTALRYPQLYKQLTKGRQLSYKTFYIWIGISIYQGGVIMYGALVLFEEQLIHIVEISYTALILTELIMVALTVDTWHRLMILAELISLLMYTATLLIFTTYFDADFIRHWDFWWKVTTITLVSCLPLYIVKHMHRKWSNRQYKDIQK